The DNA region CAGGCTCACGTGCGCCATGTACAATCGGGTCAGGAGCGGGACGTGACTCGAAAATGTAGGCGAAAACCAACCGCCGAATATGCCCAGCAACGCGGTGAACGCGACGTTGTGCTCGAGCGCTTCGGCCGCCTCCTGGTCCCATCGCAGCACGGTCCCGGTGTAGAACAAAGCCAGCATCGTCGCGAGCAGCGCGACGCCCACAACCCAGTTGGCCTCGCGCGGGAACCGGTAGGCGCCGGTTGCGTAGACGCGCATCAGATGCAGGAGCAGCACCACCATGGTCAGATGCGAGGCCCAGATGTGGATGCCGCGGATCGCCTCGCCGCCGGGGACTTGGGCGATAATGATCCGGATGCTCTGGTTCGCGGCGCCGGGATCCGGAGCGTAGAACTGGCCGAGAAGGATACCGCTGGCAACCAGGATCACCAAGCCCGCGAGCGTGACCGCGCCCAGGACGTACGGGAACGTGTTGGCGTAGGCAGGGACTTCGTAGAGGAAGTTGTGGAGCACCAGCCGCGCATCCAGCGCGACCCACAACCGCCTTACACGTGAAGGAGAACTCATCCGCGCACGACGAGTACCCCGGCCAGGGCCAGCAGCGCGGCGGCAGCCAGCAGGGCGCACGCGCTCGGCGTGGCGGCGAAGCGCGGCCGGACGGGGATGAGGAGCGTCATGTCGATTCTCGCGGAGCCGGCTTGCGCGGGGCGCAGAGCGTCCATGAGGTCGGCCGCCGCGCCCGTGGGGTTCTCCTCGCCGAGCGCGTGGGCCGCGTTCTCCACACGGCTCATGTCCACTCCGCGCCGATCGGGTGCGAGCAGCGCCAGAATGACCTGTCGCGTGGCCGCGTCAAGGTCGGGCGGGGTGACCTCCAGGGCGGCCAACGCCCGGCGGACCAGGGTGAGCGCATCCTGAGGATTGGCTCCGGCCTCACCGGACCCAGATCCCGAAAGGGCCGCCAGGCCGAGAATGAGGGCGGCCGCGGCCGCCCCAGCGGCGGCCACTACCGTGGGGCGGCCCGGCGCCGCGTGCATGAAAAGGGACTAGAGGACCACTACGAACCCCTGCATCGCGATCGGAAAGTGAGGGGCGCCCTTCTTGGCCGCCGCCAGTCCGAATTTCGGGTTATACGTCGCGCTGCCCTCGTCGTAGAAAAAGTAGATTCCGGGGGTGGCAAACGTCACCGAGTGGCTCTTCCCGGCCGCGAGATCGAATTTGGGCCGGCCGGCCTGGACGAGTACCGGCGTGTGGGTGCGCGTGTCATCGTTGACCCAAGTCACCTTCCCTCCGGCGCGCACCACGGCGACGTCCGGGCCGTAGGCGCCTCCGGAGATCGTGACGGTTGCGGCGGGTGCGCCCGTGAAGCCGGGACCTTTGACCACAATCAGTCCTTCCATGGCCAAGGGGAACGCATCGGATTCTTTCCTGGCGGCGACCCGCCGGCTCGCGGTGTTGAATGTCGCGTGATCCAGGCAGTAGTACGGGTACACCCCGGGCTTGGTGAATTTGAATGACACCGGCTTCCCGGGCGCATGGACGAGCGTGAACGCCTGGGGCGTCCCGGGGACGGTCGTGGTGACGTGCGGGTCGGAATCTTTGTTGATCCATGTGACGGTCTGCCCCGCCTCGATCATGACGGCCGCGGGGGCATAGTTATCTCCCGGGATTGTGACCAGAACCCCGGCGGCGGCCTGGACCGCCCCGCGGTGGATGAGTGGACTGAGCATCGCCGCGCCCGCAAACAACAGAACCGCGATCGTCGTGTACACTCGCCGCATCCTCTGCGCCTCCCTGGTGTCTCGGACCGACTACAGAACTGCGAACGACAACAGAGACGGGGCCCGTGGCACTACGGGCTCGTCGCCGCACGGCAGTATTACGTCAATGCGTGTTCCCGCTCCTGGAAGGGTGGACGCGCTCACCTGCCCGCCGATGGCGGCGGCTCGCTCCCGCATGGCGAACACCCCGATGGCCCGCCCCTCGCCGCCGTGCGGGCTCATCGCGGGTTCGAACCTTGCGCCGTTGTCGGTGACCATGGCGCGCACGGTCAAACCGGCGCGCGCGATGGTCACCCCGACCCGGGTGGCGCCGGCATGTTTGGCGATGTCCGTGAGGGACTCCTGGAGGATGCGAAAGAGCACCACTTCCACCTTCGGCGGCAGGCGCGTCGCGAGGCCGTCGGTTTCAATGTCGACCGATATCCCGGCCGGTCTCAGTACCCGGTGCGCGTGAGCGGAAATGGCGGCCAGGAGCC from bacterium includes:
- a CDS encoding plastocyanin/azurin family copper-binding protein, coding for MRRVYTTIAVLLFAGAAMLSPLIHRGAVQAAAGVLVTIPGDNYAPAAVMIEAGQTVTWINKDSDPHVTTTVPGTPQAFTLVHAPGKPVSFKFTKPGVYPYYCLDHATFNTASRRVAARKESDAFPLAMEGLIVVKGPGFTGAPAATVTISGGAYGPDVAVVRAGGKVTWVNDDTRTHTPVLVQAGRPKFDLAAGKSHSVTFATPGIYFFYDEGSATYNPKFGLAAAKKGAPHFPIAMQGFVVVL
- a CDS encoding cytochrome b N-terminal domain-containing protein; the protein is MWVALDARLVLHNFLYEVPAYANTFPYVLGAVTLAGLVILVASGILLGQFYAPDPGAANQSIRIIIAQVPGGEAIRGIHIWASHLTMVVLLLHLMRVYATGAYRFPREANWVVGVALLATMLALFYTGTVLRWDQEAAEALEHNVAFTALLGIFGGWFSPTFSSHVPLLTRLYMAHVSLLPLVLFILLTAHVYLVRQHGISPHLTRPAAAEPRYTFAHHLKKAAGYGGIMLGLALALGVIMPPGEGAAPVAGIEVTKPPWLLLPLYGLENLFGLQGLWGALVFFLWLLAVPILDRERRPGWRGRRRALAAGTAVLVVLVGLGVFAEIWHPVAHLH